The Bos taurus isolate L1 Dominette 01449 registration number 42190680 breed Hereford chromosome 13, ARS-UCD2.0, whole genome shotgun sequence genome contains a region encoding:
- the INSM1 gene encoding insulinoma-associated protein 1 (The RefSeq protein has 1 substitution, 1 frameshift compared to this genomic sequence) — protein sequence MPRGFLVKRSKKSTPVSYRIRGGEDGDRALLLLPGCGGARASPPAPGPGPVPGPLQPPPPTERAHAALAAALACAPGPPPPPPGLRAAHFGNPEAAHPAPLYSPTRPVSREHEKHKYFERSFNLGSPVSAESFPTPAALLVGGGGGGGGGGANGAGGGGTCSGDPLLFAPAELKMGTAFSAAAEAARGPGPGPPLPPAAALRPPGKRPSPPASAAAAAEPPAKVAKAPGSKKPKAIRKLHFEDEVTTSPVLGLKIKEGPVEAPRGRAGGAARPLGEFICQLCKEEYADPFALAQHKCSRIVRVEYRCPECAKVFSCPANLASHRRWHKPRPAPAAARACEPETPARAEAREATGGGGSDRDTPSPGGVSESGSEDGLYECHHCAKKFRRQAYLRKHLLAHHQALQAKGAPPPAPPAEDLLALYPGPDEKVPQEAAGDGEAAGVLGLSASAECHLCPVCGETFPSKGAQERHLRLLHAAQVFPCKYCPATFYSSPGLTRHINKCHPSENRQVILLQVPVRPAC from the exons ATGCCCCGCGGCTTCCTGGTGAAGCGCAGCAAGAAGTCCACGCCGGTATCCTACCGGATCCGCGGCGGCGAGGACGGCGATCGGGCGCTGCTACTCTTGCCGGGCTGCGGGGGCGCCCGCGCCTCTCCCCCGGCGCccgg ggggccggggccgggcccgctgcagccgccgccgccgacCGAGCGCGCCCATGCGGCGCTCGCCGCCGCGCTCGCCTGCGCGCCGGGCCCGCCGCCACCCCCGCCAGGGCTGCGGGCCGCGCACTTCGGCAACCCTGAGGCCGCGCACCCGGCGCCGCTCTACAGCCCCACGCGGCCCGTGAGCCGCGAGCACGAAAAGCACAAGTACTTCGAGCGCAGCTTCAACCTCGGCTCGCCGGTCTCGGCCGAGTCCTTCCCCACGCCCGCCGCGCTGCTCGtgggtggcggcggcggcggcggcggcggcggggccaACGGCGCCGGAGGTGGTGGCACCTGCAGCGGCGACCCGCTGCTCTTCGCGCCCGCCGAGCTCAAGATGGGCACGGCTTTCTCGGCGGCAGCCGAGGCGGCCCGCGGCCCGGGGCCTGGTCCCCCACTGCCCCCCGCCGCCGCCTTGCGGCCCCCGGGCAAGCGGCCTTCGCCCCCAGCCTCCGCCGCGGCTGCCGCAGAGCCGCCCGCCAAGGTAGCCAAGGCCCCGGGTTCCAAGAAGCCCAAAGCCATCCGCAAGCTGCACTTCGAGGACGAGGTGACCACGTCGCCCGTGCTGGGGCTCAAGATCAAGGAGGGTCCGGTGGAGGCGCCGCGAGGCCGCGCGGGGGGTGCGGCGCGGCCGCTGGGCGAGTTCATCTGCCAGCTCTGCAAAGAGGAGTACGCCGACCCCTTCGCGCTGGCACAGCACAAGTGCTCGCGGATCGTGCGCGTGGAGTACCGCTGCCCCGAGTGCGCCAAGGTCTTCAGCTGCCCGGCCAACCTGGCCTCGCATCGCCGCTGGCACAAACCGCGGCCTgcgcccgccgccgcccgcgcgTGCGAGCCCGAAACTCCTGCCCGGGCGGAGGCGCGGGAGGCGACAGGCGGCGGTGGCAGCGACCGCGACACGCCGAGCCCGGGCGGCGTGTCCGAATCGGGCTCCGAGGACGGGCTCTACGAGTGCCACCACTGCGCCAAGAAGTTCCGCCGCCAGGCCTATCTGCGCAAGCACCTGCTGGCGCACCACCAGGCGCTGCAGGCCAAGGGCGCGCCGCCGCCGGCGCCCCCGGCCGAGGACCTACTGGCCTTGTACCCCGGGCCCGACGAGAAGGTGCCCCAGGAGGCGGCCGGCGACGGCGAGGCGGCCGGCGTGCTGGGCCTGAGTGCGTCCGCCGAGTGCCACCTGTGCCCGGTGTGCGGGGAGACGTTCCCCAGCAAAGGCGCCCAGGAGCGCCACCTGCGCCTGCTGCACGCCGCCCAGGTGTTCCCCTGCAAGTACTGCCCGGCCACCTTCTACAGCTCGCCCGGCCTCACGAGGCACATCAACAAGTGCCACCCGTCCGAGAACAGACAGGTGATCCTCCTGCAGGTGCCCGTGCGTCCGGCCTGCTAG